The sequence ataactactataatactgctcctatatacagggatataactactataatactgctcctatatacaggaatataactactataatactgctcctatatacaggaatataactactataatactgcccctatatacaggaatatactactataatactgctcctatatacagggatatactactataatactgctcctatatacagggatatactactataataccgctcctatatacaggaatataactactataatactgctcctatatacaggaatatactactataatactgctcctatatacaggaatataactactataatagtgctcctttatacagggatataactactataatactgctccctatatacagggatatactactataatactgcaccctatatacaagactataactactataatactgctcctatatacaagactataactactataatactgctccctatatacaggaataaactactatagtactgccccctatatacaggaatataactactataatactgctcctatatacaggaatatactactataatactgctcctatatacagggatataactactataatactgcccctatatacaggaatataactactataatactgctcctatatacaggaatataactactataatactgctcctatatacagggatataactactataatactgctccctatatacaggaatataactactataatactgtgtgtgcgcatatatatataatatatatatatatgatagtgCTGAGGACCAATCAGATTTCGGCTCTGGCAGGTCATCCGGTGTATCTTGACCCTGTCTCGTATTTTGTATGCAGCTCTGTGGCTTGGCTTTGTTTGCGGAGACCATCTGGGCCACCACGGACCCTTACTACGTGTACCCAATTTTGGGGGTGACAGGGAAGGATGACGTCTTTGCAGGCGGCTGGATTGGAATATTTTGTGGATTCTCTTTTTTCCTCCTCGGAGTCTATGGCATTATGGCTGCGGTGAAGAGCAGTCGGACCATGTTTATGGTGGTAAGTGAGGGGCTGGCGGGGGtacagagtatacaggggggcagatggTAGCACCAGCTATGGCTATCCCGGCGTTTGTGCAgagtaatatgtgtgtgtgtataatatatagcggGTGTTATAATACCGCCCTCATTGCAGCCAATCAGatggtaatgtgtgtgtataatatatagcggGTGTTATAATACCGCCCTCATTGCAGCCAATCAGatggtaatgtgtgtgtataatatatagcggGTGTTATAATACCGCCCTCATTGCAGCCAATCAGatggtaatgtgtgtgtataatatatagcggGTGTTATAATACCGCCCTCATTGCAGCCAATCAGATGGTAATGTgtatgtctgcccctcccccgcaGTACCTGGTGCTGATGATGATCGTCTACATATTTGAGTGCGCCTCCTGCATCACCTCCTTCACACATCGGGATTATGTAAGTTGCCGGACTCAGTTTTCGGCGTTGCTTTCTGGCAATGTTGTGAGATTCGTGTCCACATTTTTTCATTTCGCCCAATAGATGGTGAACAGCAACGTGGTGAAGGCGCAGATGCTGAGCCGCTTCATGGATAACTCCAGCCAGGGCATGGAGATCACCAGATTCTGGAAGAGGGTCATGCTGGAGGTAAGCCAGCCGCAGCACCATCTTCTTAAAGGGGGCTCCTGCTTCCTGTGATCTGACTGTAATATGCCCCTTGTGTCCGGCAGAGGCAGTGCTGCGGAGTGGACGGGCCCCAGGACTGGGTTGACTACAGTTCCACCTTTCGCATTCTATATCCAGAGTCTGTTGCCCCGTGGCCGTTCTGGTGCTGTACGAGGGACAACAACTTCCAGATCCTGAACAAGCAGGCCTGCCAAGTGGGACTGTCGCCGTACCTCTTCACCTCGGTAATGGATGCAGCTTGATGGGACAATacacacagcgccacccctgacCTGTGTGCAGTACTGCAGCTTACATCACTGCCGCACTACCACACCCCACCCAGGCACAGGTGTGGCACCACTGCTGCTGTTTCAAGGTGACCTGTGGCCGCAGCTCCTGGGCAGCTagcagagtgccccctgctggggaggaggcCAGGGGTAAATGCACTGAATGCTGCTCAGGTTGAgggctgggtggggggggggcagctgtctgcCAGCTGGGGCCACAGTGGGAGCCGGCCTTGTGTGGGACAGCAGCACTGTTGTGTCGGGTGGCCATATTGTCTGAATGTTGTCAGGACAATGGTGTGGTATATATGGGggcagtagtgtatatacccaCAATGCATTTCGTTAGACTCCACCCTAGAGGAGCGACTTTCTgtaatgtttgtgtgtgtgtgtaatgtttcAGGGCTGCAAGGAGCACATCGAGCACGCCATAGACAGCTACACCTGGGGCATCTCCTGGTTCGGCTTTGCGATTCTTATGTGGACGGTAAGTTGGGTCGGATGATTTCACATCAGTTTTCacattggccactagatgtcctcAGTGCACTCTCCACAACACGCCTCACAGTGGCCACTAGATGTCCTCAGTGCACTCTCCACAACACGCCTCACAGTGGCCACTAGATGTCCTCAGTGCACTCTCCACAACACGCCTCACAGTGGCCACTAGATGTCCTCAGTGCACTCTCCACAACACGCCTCACAGTGGCCACTAGATGTCCTCAGTGCACTCTCCACAACACGCCTCacattggccactagatgtcctcAGTGCACTCTCCACAACACGCCTCACAGTGGCCACTAGATGTCCTCAGTGCACTCTCCACAACATGCCTCACAGTGGCCACTAGATGTCCTCAGTGCACTCTCCACAACATGCCGCacattggccactagatgtcctcAGTGCACTCTCCACAACACCCAGCACACTTGCTTTACCTCacattggccactagatgtcctcAGTGCATTCTCCACAACACCCAGCACCCTTGCTTTACAGCTTACTGTGAACTTTAGTCAttctctcctttttattttaacgTTTCTTTTTAATCCTCTCCATCTCTCGTCTCCCCACAGATGTTGGTCATGTTCGCCACCATGTATCACTACTTCACCATGTGATCTGCGCAGACGCCGCCAGGGATGTGAGTGCTGGGACTTCCATGGGATAGACGGTAGCGTTCCCTGCGTCTCCCCACCGCCATCCTCCGTGTGTCATTCCGTATGAAGTATTATTGTCCACTGGATCTGTACAGATAATATTCCAGGCCACCggggggcgccatcttgtgagCTGTGCCTCCTAACCCCATGCTTTATTTTATTGCTGCCCCTGTGCCGCTGCCTGCACTGCCCTTTGTACAGGTGACCCCGGCGGCGGCTGAGGACGGCCGCTCTCATGACGCCACCGATGCTTCCTGTAggttttttgttatgtttttgtattataaataaagctggATGTTTTGTTCTTAGTCTCCGATGTCGGTGACCTGTTACTGTGACGGCTCAGCTTAGTCATGGCCTCCTAACCGATAATCTGCCCGTGTAACCGATAATCTGCCCGTGTAAGGCCTCATCCCCCTCATTATGTGTACACATATGCGTCGTGCTGTAATGACTGAGCCGAACGTCAGCTTCATTACAGCGCAGTGcatgtatacggtgtgtgtgtgtgtgtgtgtgtatatatatatatatatgtatatatataatatattgcacagtaccacttctcctgtcctgtatactgggtgtaatcctcagtgcacagtaccacctctcctctcctgtgtgtaggcccggtgcacagtaccacctctcctcTCCGGTGTGTAGgcccggtgcacagtaccacctctcctctcctgtgtgtaggcccggtgcacagtaccacctctccgGTGTGTAGgcccggtgcacagtaccacctctcctcTCCGGTGTGTAGgcccggtgcacagtaccacctctcctcTCCGGTGTGTAGgcccggtgcacagtaccacctctcctcTCCGGTGTGTAGgcccggtgcacagtaccacctctcctcTCCCGTGTGTAGgcccggtgcacagtaccacctctcctcTCCGGTGTGTAGccccggtgcacagtaccacctctcctcTCCGGTGTGTAGccccggtgcacagtaccacctctcctcTCCGGTGTGTAGccccggtgcacagtaccacctctccgGTGTGTAGccccggtgcacagtaccacctctcccGTGTGTAGccccggtgcacagtaccacctctcccGTGTGTAGccccggtgcacagtaccacctctcccGTGTGTAGccccggtgcacagtaccacctctcccGTGTGTAGccccggtgcacagtaccacctctcccGTGTGTAGccccggtgcacagtaccacctctcccGTGTGTAGccccggtgcacagtaccacctctcccGTGTGTAGccccggtgcacagtaccacctctcccGTGTGTAGccccggtgcacagtaccacctctcccGTGTGTAGccccggtgcacagtaccacctctcccGTGTGTAGccccggtgcacagtaccacctctccgGAGGTGTGTAGccccggtgcacagtaccacctctccgGAGGTGTGTAGccccggtgcacagtaccacctctcctcTCCGGAGGTGTGTAGgcccggtgcacagtaccacctctcctcTCCGTAGccccggtgcacagtaccacctctcctctcctgtgtgtaggcccggtgcacagtaccacctctccgGTGTGTAGgcccggtgcacagtaccacctctcctcTCCGGTGTGTAGgcccggtgcacagtaccacctctcctcTCCGGTGTGTAGGcctggtgcacagtaccacttccccgcACAGTAACACTTCCACACTCCTCCATTATGTTAATATTTATTGATGGTGAGTTACAGCAATGTCTGGCGCTGATCCTGTTCAGCAGTCGTCACGTCACACTGGTGGATGCAGCGCCCCCAGGTTCCCCCCACGGGACAACTTCAATGCCCGataatggcaaccaatcagatcgcttCTTTCACCATGGGAAAGCTGCCGTCTGATTGGCTCCTGCTCGTCCAATCAGATGACGTGTATAATTTCCACATTGCAATAAACAAGTAGTCCCATTGGTTGCTAAGGAGCTTCTGCtccaatcagatttcagcttgTGTATTCCAGGTCAGGATCCATAAGGGAGTgatgtgactggttgctgtggccCCTCCCCCTGCGCCCGGTCACAGGATGTACAGCGCTTCCCGTGTACTCCAGAACCTTCCATGTCGCTATATACAGGGACCTCACAGAAGATGGGAGTGAGAATGGACGTGGTGTTCGGCCTAACGGGTTAGTGAGAGGATTAGGTCACGTGGCCAAACCTTAGGAATCATCCGCCATGATGGGGAATGGGCCCTTACCCCGCCCACTATCACAGGGGACACCGCAGGGGAGGGACATTACCTAGTCACTGCTCCGGCTCCGCCCCTACAAACATGGCGGCTGGCGGGAGAACTGGATGAGTTATTGCTACTCTGGTGggagaccccccctcctccacagccGTAAGACCGCCGCCCCCCACAGACAtgagaccccccctcctccacagccGTAAGACCGCCGCCCCCCACAGACATGAGACCCCCCTCCTCCCGCCCCAGACAtgagacccccctcctccacagacGTAAGACCGCCGCCCCCCACAGACAtgagacccccctcctccacagacGTAAGACCGCCGGCCCCCACAGACATgagacccccctcctcccccccccagacatgAGACCGCCGGCCCCCACAGACAtgagaccccccctcctccacagacGTAAGACCGCCAGCCCCCACAGACATGAGACTGCTGCCCCCCACAGACtggagaccccctcccccccccccccccccaaacatgagacccccccctcctccacagacGTAAGACTGCTCTCCCACAGGAGACCGCCTCATCCTCCACAGACGTAAGACCGCTGCCTCCCACAGACAAgagaccctcctcctccacagacgtgagacccccctcctccacagacatgagaccccccctcctccacagacgtgagacccccctcctccacaggcgtgagaccccccctcctccacagatgtgagaccccccctcctccacagacgtgagacccccctcctccacagacatgggacccccctcctccacaaatGTAAGACTGCTGCCCCCCACAGACATGAGACTGCCTCATCCTCCACAGACGTAGTGACTGGCCGAGGGGCTAGCCTCCTTTGTGCTGATCAGTAGCGATCAGTCACCAGCTGAGGGATCCTCCTTCTCCcactttcctggctttggttatGATGGTTTTCTCAGACCGCGGCCTATATCTGGTGAAGTACGGTAGAGCCGGGCGCTCTCCTCCCAGCTGCAGGCTATGCCTGGTGTCTGAAGTCATGTGCTTAAAGGGGACCTCTCATGGACTCAATCCCTCCCCGACGCTCCACTGCAATCCTCTGACAATACAAGTCTATTggacaatgcaagtctatgggatgTCTGGTATTCTGTATCCTGCTCGGGTCAGCAGGGGAGAGTTGATGGATTGAGCACTTGGAGCCGGGCGCCATGACTGCTAAAAAGGGCTACAACTCTAATGTACAAATGTATATACAGCACGCCTGATGCCCCGCCCACCTCTGTTGGTGCCGAATCAAAGGGCAGCAAGTGGTCCCCAGAGACCCTCCATATTTCAGTACGTTAGTCTCTGGTGTGGTCCTTTAAACCAATAGAGGGCGCTCAATGGGCTGTTTGCATTACAGGCTTTTTTCAGGGGAACTCCATCTTATGTAATCTGTAGTGCTGGTATATTGTGACTGCTGGAGTCCAATGAGAAAAAATGCAGTTTGTGAGGAAAATCTTTATGGCTAATTTGATGTCCGTGACTACCTCCATCGGATATAATGTCAGTAGGCGTGTCCGTGACTACCTCCATCGGATATAATGTCAGTAGGCGTGTCCGTGACTACCTCCATCAGATATAATGTCAGTAGGCGTGTCCGTGACTACCTCCATCAGATATAATGTCAGTAGGCGTGTCTGTGACTAGCTCCATCAGATATAATGTCAGTAGGCGTGTCCATGACTACCTCCATCGGATATAATGTCAGTAGGCGTGTCCGTGACTACCCCCATCAAATATGTCAGTAGGCGTGTCCGTGACTACCTCCATCGGATATAATGTCAGTAGGCGTGTCCGTGACTACCTCCATCGGATATAATGTCAGTAGGCGTGTCCGTGACTACCTCCATCAGATATAATGTCAGTAGGCGTGTCTGTGACTACCTCCATCAGATATAATGTCAGTAGGCATGTCCGTGACTACCTCCATCAGATATAATGTCAGTAGGCGTGTCTGTGACTACCCTCATTAGATATAATGTGTCAGTAGGCGTGTCCGTGACTACCTCCATCAGATATAATGTCAGTAGGCGTGTCTGTGACTACCTCCATCAGATATAATGTCAGTAGGCGTGACCGTGACTACCTCCATCAGATATAATGTCAGTAGGCGTGTCCGTGACTACCTCCATCAGATATAATGTCAGTAGGCGTGACCGTGACTACCTCCATCAGATATAATGTCAGTAGGCGTGTCTGTGACTACCCTCATTAGATATAATGTGTCAGTAGGCGTGACCGTGACTACCTCCATCAGATATAATGTCAGTAGGCGTGTCTGTGACTACCTCCTACAAAAAAAGCCCCGCTGCCAGCAGCCAATTACAGTACAGCTTCTCTTTTTCATGGAGTTGCACTTTAAATGCGATTTAATTATAGATAAAAGACTTGAAACACGGAACTGTCAGTAATTGGGAGGAAGGAGCGGGGGGCACAACATTGGGGGTCACTACGATATGGACGTGCAAATATCCCCCGCAAGTCAGAAAATCAATATATTAGGAGGCAGCAGCCATGATTGTGCTGGGTGACAGATGCCGGACCCCGGTGTGTGTGCTGCGATGGATGCCGGACCCCCCGGTGTGTGTGCTGCGATGGATGCCGGACccccctgtgtgtgtgctgcGATGGATGCTGGACCCCTGTGTGTGTGCTGCGATGGATGCCGGAcccctgtgtgtgtgctgggtgacAGATGCCGGACCCCGGTGTGTGTGGTGCAATGGATGCCGGACCCCGGTGTGTGTGGTGCGATGGATGCCGGacccctgtgtgtgtgctgtgatgGATGCCGGACCCCTGTGTGTGTGCTGCGATGGATGCTGGACCCCTGTGTGTGTGCTGCGATGGATGCCGGACCCCGATGTGTGTGCTGTGATGTAATGCTGGTCTAGTGTAGGGAAGGGGcagtgctgcatgttgggggggggggggggggggggggggcggtgctgAATGTCGGGGAGTGGTGCTGcatgtgtgtgggagggggcggTGCTGCATGTCAGGGGGCGGTGCTGCATGTCAGGGGGGGGTGCTGCATGTCAGGGGCGGTGCTGCATGTCAGGGAGCGGTGTTGGATGTCGTGGGACGGTGCTGCATGTCGGGGGGTGGTGCTGGATGTCGAGGGGGGGTGCTGCATGTCGGGGGGGCGGTGCTGGATGTCGGGGGCAGTTCTGCATGTCGGGGGGCGGTGCTGGATGTCGGGGGGGGTGCTGGATGTCGGGGGCAGTTCTGCATGTCGGGGGGCGGTGCTGGATGTCGGGGGATGGTGCTGCATGTCGGGGGGAGGTGCTGGATGTCGGGGGCAGTTCTGCATGTCGGGAGGCGGTGCTAGATGTCGGGGGGGGTGCTGGATGTCGGGGGCAGTTCTGCATGTCGGGGGGCGGTGCTGGATGTCAGGGGGCGGTGCTGCATGTCGGGGGCCAGAGGGGTGATCGCTGAGACCTCCCACATCTCCAGGTTAATGCTGCGCACTCTTTTCCCTTCTCAGTCATAAATAATTTAAGTGCATTTCCAGGGCAGAGAGGCGGAACGTTAACCCGTTGTGCTCAGCGCGTTATTGGACGGGTTTTCAGGGGTCGGTGTCAGGTGATAAATCCTGATTCGGCTTTGGATACACTTCTCATATCCTGCATGGTGCCGGGGAGCAGGTAATCCGGCTCTTCAGTTGCTCTTTATGTAGTAAATATTCCCATGGCCCCACCCCCAACCCTTATTGTACCGCCCTGAAGTAAAGCCCCTCCCCTGTGCGGCTGCTCAGTTGTTCTCCTCCAGGTATCTGTAGGTCGGGTTCTCGTAGCCTTGGTTCTGCATCTTACTCAGGTGTTTGTCCTCTGGGGTCCGGGAAGCTTCCACCTATGCAGTGAGACAGAGGGTTAGGTGGGCGGTGAAACAGCGCAGGCGAGCAGCACCATGTAAGGTGAAACAGCGCAGGCGGGCAGCACCATGTAAGGTGAAACAGTGCAGGCGGGCAGCACCATGTAAGGTGAAACAGCGCAGGCGGGCAGCACCATGTAAGGTGAAACAGCGCAGGCGGGCAGCACCATGTAAGGTGAAACAGCGCAGGCGGGCAGCACCATGTGAGGTGAAACAGCGCAGGCGGGCAGCACCATGTGAGGTGAAACAGCGCAGGCGGGCAGCACCATGTGAGGTGAAACAGCGCAGGCGGGCAGCACCATGTGAGGTGAAACAGCGCAGACGGGCAGCACCATGTGAGGTGAAACAGCGCAGACGGGCAGCACCATGTGAGGTGAAACAGCGCAGACGGGCAGCACCATGTGAGGTGAAACAGCGCAGACGGGCAGCACCATGTGAGGTGAAACAGCGCAGGCGGGCAGCACCATGTGAGGTGAAACAGCGCAGGCGGGCAGCACCATGTGAGGTGAAACAGCGCAGGCGGGCAGCACCATGTGAGGTGAAACAGCGCAGGCGGGCAGCACCATGTGAGGTGAAACAGCGCAGGCGAGCAGCACCATGTGAGGTGAAACAGCGCAGGCGGGCAGCACCATGTGAGGTGAACCAGCGCAGGCGGGCAGCACCATGTGAGGTGAACCAGCGCAGGCGGGCAGCACCATGTGAGGTGAACCAGCGCAGGCGGGCAGCACCATGTGAGGTGAACCAGCGCAGGCGGGCAGCACCATGTGAGGTGAACCAGCGCAGGCGGGCAGCACCATGTGAGGTGAAACAGCGCAGACGGGCAGCACCATGTGAGGTGAAACAGCGCAGACGGGCAGCACCATGTGAGGTGAAACAGCGCAGACGGGCAGCACCATGTGAGGTGAAACAGCGCAGGCGGGCAGCACCATGTGAGGTGAACCAGCGCAGGCGGGCAGCACCATGTGAGGTGAACCAGCGCAGGCGGGCAGCACCTTGTGAGGTGAACCAGCGCAGGCGGGCAGCACCATGTGAGGTGAAACAGCGCAGGCGGGCAGCACCATGTGAGGTGAAACAGCGCAGACGGGCAGCACCATGTGAGGTGAAACAGCGCAGGCGGGCAGCACCATGTGAGGTAAACCAGCGCAGGCGGGCAGCACCATGTGAGG is a genomic window of Dendropsophus ebraccatus isolate aDenEbr1 chromosome 12, aDenEbr1.pat, whole genome shotgun sequence containing:
- the UPK1A gene encoding uroplakin-1a; this encodes MAEKGNSGLVPVIVFGNVVILLCGLALFAETIWATTDPYYVYPILGVTGKDDVFAGGWIGIFCGFSFFLLGVYGIMAAVKSSRTMFMVYLVLMMIVYIFECASCITSFTHRDYMVNSNVVKAQMLSRFMDNSSQGMEITRFWKRVMLERQCCGVDGPQDWVDYSSTFRILYPESVAPWPFWCCTRDNNFQILNKQACQVGLSPYLFTSGCKEHIEHAIDSYTWGISWFGFAILMWTMLVMFATMYHYFTM